A single window of Helicobacter pylori NCTC 11637 = CCUG 17874 = ATCC 43504 = JCM 12093 DNA harbors:
- a CDS encoding O-acetylserine-dependent cystathionine beta-synthase, with the protein MIITAMQDAIGRTPVFKFTNKDYPIPVNSVIYAKLEHLNPGGSVKDRLGQYLIEEGFKTGKITSKTTIIEPTAGNTGIALALVALKHHLKTIFVVPEKFSAEKQQIMRALGALVINTPTSEGISGAIKKSKELAESIPDSYLPLQFENPNNPAAYYHTLAPEIVQELGTNLTSFVAGIGSGGTFAGTAKYLKERIPAIRLIGVEPEGSILNGGEPGPHEIEGIGVEFIPPFFENLDIDGFETISDEEGFSYTRKLAKKNGLLVGSSSGAAFVAALKEAQRLPEGSQVLTIFPDVADRYLSKGIYL; encoded by the coding sequence ATGATTATCACCGCAATGCAAGACGCCATAGGCCGCACTCCCGTTTTTAAATTCACTAACAAGGATTACCCCATTCCCGTAAATTCCGTCATTTACGCCAAACTGGAGCATCTAAACCCAGGAGGGAGCGTTAAAGATCGCTTAGGCCAATACCTTATAGAAGAAGGATTTAAAACGGGCAAAATCACTTCTAAAACAACCATCATTGAGCCTACCGCAGGCAATACCGGCATCGCTCTAGCCTTAGTGGCGCTCAAGCACCACTTAAAAACCATCTTTGTTGTCCCGGAAAAATTCAGCGCAGAAAAACAGCAAATCATGAGGGCTTTGGGGGCTTTAGTAATCAACACGCCTACTAGCGAAGGGATTTCTGGTGCCATTAAAAAAAGCAAAGAGTTAGCCGAAAGTATCCCTGATAGCTATTTGCCCCTACAATTTGAAAACCCTAATAATCCCGCCGCTTACTACCACACCCTAGCCCCTGAGATTGTCCAAGAATTAGGCACAAATCTTACGAGCTTTGTGGCCGGGATAGGGAGTGGTGGCACTTTTGCGGGCACGGCTAAGTATTTGAAAGAACGCATTCCTGCGATTCGTTTGATTGGGGTGGAGCCGGAGGGTTCTATTTTGAATGGGGGCGAGCCTGGGCCTCATGAGATTGAGGGCATTGGCGTGGAGTTCATCCCCCCTTTTTTTGAAAACTTGGATATTGATGGCTTTGAAACGATCTCAGATGAAGAGGGTTTTAGCTACACCAGGAAGTTAGCCAAGAAAAACGGCTTATTAGTGGGGAGCTCTAGCGGGGCAGCTTTTGTGGCAGCGTTGAAAGAAGCGCAACGCCTCCCCGAAGGTAGCCAGGTTTTAACCATTTTCCCGGATGTTGCCGATCGTTATCTTTCTAAAGGTATTTATTTATAA
- the dnaK gene encoding molecular chaperone DnaK produces the protein MGKVIGIDLGTTNSAMAVYEGNEAKIIANKEGKNTTPSIVAFTDKGEILVGESAKRQAVTNPEKTIYSIKRIMGLMFNEDKAKEAEKRLPYKIVDRNGACAIEISGKVYTPQEISAKILMKLKEDAESYLGESVTEAVITVPAYFNDSQRKATKEAGTIAGLNVLRIINEPTSAALAYGLDKKESEKIMVYDLGGGTFDVTVLETGDNVVEVLATGGDAFLGGDDFDNRVIDFLASEFKSETGIEIKNDVMALQRLKEAAENAKKELSSAMETEINLPFITADATGPKHLVKKLTRAKFESLTEDLMEETISKIESVIKDAGLTKNEISEVVMVGGSTRIPKVQERVKAFIHKELNKSVNPDEVVAVGASIQGGVLKGDVKDVLLLDVTPLSLGIETLGGVMTKVIDRGTTIPAKKSQVFSTAEDNQPAVSIMVLQGERELARDNKSLGKFDLQGIAPAPRGVPQIEVTFDIDANGILTVSAQDKNTGKSQEIKISGSSGLSDSEIEKMVKDAELHKEEDARKKEVIEARNHADSLAHQTQKSLDEHKTNLNENDANEIQNAINALKECVKNDNATKAELEDKTKLLAQAAQKLGEAMANKNNAEQPKKKDDDVIDAEVE, from the coding sequence ATGGGAAAAGTTATTGGAATTGATTTGGGGACAACCAACTCCGCAATGGCGGTGTATGAAGGCAATGAAGCAAAGATTATTGCGAATAAAGAGGGTAAAAACACCACTCCTTCTATTGTAGCCTTTACGGATAAGGGCGAGATTTTAGTGGGCGAGAGTGCGAAAAGACAAGCGGTAACCAACCCAGAAAAAACCATTTATTCTATTAAAAGAATCATGGGCTTGATGTTCAATGAAGATAAGGCTAAAGAAGCTGAAAAACGCTTGCCTTATAAGATTGTGGATAGGAATGGGGCTTGCGCGATTGAGATTTCGGGTAAAGTTTATACCCCTCAAGAGATTTCAGCCAAAATTTTAATGAAGCTCAAAGAAGACGCTGAAAGTTATTTGGGCGAGAGCGTTACGGAAGCGGTGATCACCGTTCCTGCTTATTTTAACGACAGCCAAAGAAAAGCGACTAAAGAAGCCGGCACGATTGCAGGGCTTAATGTTTTAAGGATCATCAATGAGCCTACAAGCGCGGCGTTAGCTTATGGCTTGGATAAAAAAGAGAGCGAAAAAATCATGGTTTATGATTTGGGTGGGGGGACTTTTGATGTTACCGTTTTAGAAACAGGCGATAATGTCGTGGAAGTTTTAGCCACAGGGGGCGATGCGTTTTTAGGGGGCGATGATTTTGACAATCGTGTGATTGATTTCTTAGCGAGTGAGTTTAAAAGCGAAACGGGCATTGAAATTAAAAACGATGTGATGGCGTTGCAACGCCTAAAAGAAGCGGCTGAAAACGCTAAAAAAGAACTGAGCTCTGCGATGGAGACTGAAATCAATTTGCCCTTTATCACAGCGGACGCTACCGGGCCTAAACACTTGGTTAAAAAACTCACTAGGGCTAAATTTGAAAGCTTGACAGAAGATCTCATGGAAGAAACGATTTCTAAAATTGAAAGCGTGATCAAAGACGCGGGGCTAACCAAAAATGAGATTTCAGAAGTGGTGATGGTAGGCGGTTCCACTCGTATCCCTAAAGTCCAAGAAAGGGTGAAAGCGTTTATCCACAAAGAGTTGAATAAAAGCGTCAATCCTGATGAAGTCGTAGCGGTGGGCGCGAGCATTCAAGGGGGCGTGTTGAAAGGCGATGTGAAAGATGTGCTTTTATTAGACGTTACGCCTTTAAGCCTTGGGATTGAAACTTTAGGGGGCGTGATGACTAAAGTGATTGATAGAGGCACGACTATCCCGGCGAAAAAATCTCAAGTGTTCTCAACCGCTGAAGACAACCAGCCCGCTGTGTCCATTATGGTTTTACAGGGCGAAAGGGAATTGGCAAGGGATAATAAATCTTTGGGTAAATTTGATTTGCAAGGCATCGCTCCAGCTCCAAGAGGCGTGCCGCAAATTGAAGTAACCTTTGATATTGACGCTAACGGGATTTTAACCGTTTCAGCGCAAGATAAAAATACCGGCAAAAGCCAAGAGATTAAAATTTCTGGTTCTAGCGGGTTGTCTGATAGCGAGATTGAAAAAATGGTTAAAGACGCTGAATTGCACAAAGAAGAAGACGCTAGGAAAAAAGAAGTGATTGAAGCGAGAAACCATGCCGATAGTTTGGCGCACCAAACCCAAAAGAGCCTTGATGAGCATAAAACGAATTTGAATGAAAACGACGCTAACGAGATCCAAAACGCTATTAACGCTCTTAAAGAGTGCGTCAAAAACGATAACGCTACTAAAGCGGAGCTTGAAGACAAAACCAAATTATTAGCGCAAGCGGCTCAAAAATTAGGCGAAGCCATGGCGAATAAAAACAACGCCGAGCAGCCCAAGAAAAAAGACGATGACGTGATTGATGCGGAAGTGGAGTGA
- the grpE gene encoding nucleotide exchange factor GrpE, whose protein sequence is MKDEHNQEHDHLSQKEPEFCEKACACKEQQGEEKQEAGEKEGEIKEDFELKYQEMHEKYLRVHADFENVKKRLERDKSMALEYAYEKIALDLLPVIDALLGAHKSAVEENKESALTKGLELTMEKLHEVLARHGIEGIECLEEFDPHFHNAIMQVKSEEKENGKIVQVFQQGYKYKGRVLRPAMVSIAKND, encoded by the coding sequence ATGAAAGATGAACACAACCAAGAACACGATCATTTAAGCCAAAAAGAGCCAGAGTTTTGCGAAAAGGCTTGCGCTTGCAAAGAACAACAAGGTGAAGAAAAGCAAGAAGCGGGCGAAAAAGAAGGCGAGATCAAGGAAGATTTTGAGCTTAAATACCAGGAAATGCACGAAAAATACTTGAGAGTGCATGCGGATTTTGAAAACGTGAAAAAGCGCTTAGAAAGAGACAAGAGCATGGCGTTAGAGTATGCGTATGAAAAAATCGCATTGGATCTATTGCCGGTGATTGATGCGCTTCTTGGGGCTCATAAGAGTGCTGTAGAAGAAAATAAAGAGAGCGCTTTAACCAAAGGCTTGGAGCTTACGATGGAAAAGTTGCATGAAGTTTTGGCAAGGCATGGCATTGAGGGGATTGAATGCTTAGAAGAATTTGATCCCCATTTCCACAATGCGATCATGCAAGTCAAAAGCGAAGAAAAAGAAAACGGGAAAATCGTGCAAGTTTTTCAGCAGGGCTACAAGTATAAGGGTAGGGTTTTGAGGCCGGCAATGGTGAGCATTGCTAAAAACGATTAA
- a CDS encoding HrcA family transcriptional regulator produces the protein MVIDEIFQIMMLRRIKVGSDLNKKESLLDAFVKTYLQILEPISSKRLKELANLKISCATIRNYFQILSKEGMLYQAHSSGARLPTFKAFENYWHKSLRFEVLKVNEKRLKNASENFGLFTLLKKPSLERLERVIECEKRFLILDFLAFSCALGYSVKMEKFLLELVGRSVKEVRSIAASVNALSLARQLERLEYSNTQITRFNLMGLKTLLNSPLFFDILGGKVLERFKKGLHFIEPDCMLVTRSIEFQNKRMQLLCVGKLECDYEGFFQTISEEE, from the coding sequence ATGGTGATTGACGAGATTTTTCAAATAATGATGTTAAGAAGAATTAAAGTAGGTTCTGATTTGAATAAAAAAGAGAGTTTGTTAGATGCGTTTGTTAAAACCTATCTGCAGATTTTAGAACCCATTAGCTCTAAACGCTTGAAAGAGTTGGCAAACTTGAAAATATCTTGCGCGACGATCAGGAATTATTTTCAAATCCTTTCTAAAGAAGGCATGCTCTATCAAGCCCATTCTAGCGGTGCTAGATTGCCTACTTTTAAGGCGTTTGAAAACTATTGGCACAAGTCGTTGCGCTTTGAAGTTTTAAAGGTGAATGAAAAACGCTTAAAAAACGCGAGTGAAAATTTCGGGCTTTTCACGCTGTTAAAAAAACCCAGTTTGGAGCGTTTAGAAAGAGTCATTGAGTGCGAAAAACGCTTTTTGATTTTGGACTTTTTAGCGTTTTCTTGCGCGCTGGGTTACAGCGTTAAAATGGAGAAATTTTTATTAGAACTTGTGGGCAGGAGCGTTAAAGAAGTGCGCTCAATCGCTGCTTCTGTCAATGCGTTGAGTTTGGCCAGGCAATTAGAGCGTTTGGAGTATTCCAACACACAAATCACACGCTTTAATCTAATGGGGTTAAAAACGCTTTTAAACAGCCCTTTATTTTTTGACATTTTAGGGGGTAAGGTTTTAGAGCGTTTCAAAAAGGGTTTGCATTTTATAGAGCCTGATTGCATGCTAGTAACACGCTCTATAGAATTTCAAAACAAGCGGATGCAACTGCTTTGCGTGGGGAAACTAGAATGCGATTATGAAGGGTTTTTTCAAACGATTTCTGAGGAGGAATAA
- a CDS encoding class II aldolase and adducin N-terminal domain-containing protein — MINMNTHTRGIDSNLIHSLKSISLSMFRKGFFGLYQGSISARIGANQFVINKRNAVFDQLNENTLLVLHDKIDYRWKEASLDSPVHASVYREFLDAKFIAYARPPYSLAYSLRHNRLLPRDYLGYRSLGEEISIFNPKDYDSWQERADTEILRQLQESKKYFVFIKGCGIFAYHRELSKLMEVFDLIENSCKVLRLGDLMDYCYNDDPRLSV; from the coding sequence ATGATAAACATGAACACACACACAAGAGGCATTGACAGCAATCTGATTCATTCGCTCAAAAGCATTTCATTATCCATGTTTAGAAAGGGTTTTTTTGGGCTTTATCAAGGCTCTATTTCAGCGCGCATTGGCGCAAATCAATTTGTGATCAACAAAAGAAACGCTGTTTTTGATCAATTGAATGAAAACACCTTACTGGTTTTGCATGACAAGATAGATTACCGCTGGAAAGAAGCGAGCCTGGATTCGCCCGTTCATGCGAGCGTGTATAGGGAGTTTTTGGACGCTAAATTCATCGCTTACGCACGCCCTCCTTATAGTTTGGCGTATTCCTTGCGCCACAACCGATTGCTCCCTAGAGATTATTTAGGGTATCGTTCTTTGGGCGAAGAAATTTCCATTTTTAACCCCAAAGACTATGACAGCTGGCAAGAAAGAGCGGATACAGAAATTTTACGCCAACTGCAAGAGAGCAAAAAATATTTTGTTTTCATTAAGGGGTGTGGGATTTTTGCCTACCACAGGGAGCTTTCTAAACTCATGGAAGTTTTTGATTTGATTGAAAACTCATGCAAAGTTTTACGATTGGGCGATTTAATGGATTATTGCTATAATGATGATCCACGATTGAGCGTGTAA
- a CDS encoding motility associated factor glycosyltransferase family protein, whose amino-acid sequence MDIYQKNLQALFKKDPLLFAKLKAIKENKKYEVFLGNDSANFNLLDKETNTPLFEKSPLDSSLELYKNSEIYMLYPYLYYFGLGNGVFYRLLLGNGNLKRLVVIEPEIEIIFIVLNLLDFSTEILENRLILLHASFCNYNMIASLFDMDKKSRLYARMYDLKLFNAYYERYSHQMIGINQHFTRALEHGAISVGNDAKDALIGIKQHAANLPEVIKSPSLVDFVSALKNRDTAIIVSTGPSLNKQLPLLKEIAPYATLFCIDASFPILAKAGIKPDIVLSLERVDLTAKFYEETPLDFQEGVIFALTSIVHKRLIQAIKKGVKQFSFRPFGYTNIFDLHQYGYVGIGMSAANMAYELVVHSRFKRCVFIGQDLSFSQSGNSHASGAIYGDKEIKPKKDKDKIFIEKYGGNGEVETTLVWKLFLEFFEKDIFNTPYKLEVINATEGGARIKGTKEMPFKEVCEKVDKSKPKPPINLIYPTQSEQAKNLKIAKQKCEEIIKYANEKKTQVEEVFLKVAPFLEEVEKLHEEKKLEELDFKELENLSAEIDNIKELFDDKKFNSYFMDAIQSYIFHQELHIAEIVCKKTSDEDELRAKQLEYIYAHKYWLFSLAGGIDCVIEAIEMALKEW is encoded by the coding sequence ATGGATATTTATCAAAAAAACTTGCAAGCTCTTTTCAAAAAAGACCCTCTTTTGTTCGCAAAGCTCAAAGCCATTAAAGAAAACAAAAAATACGAAGTGTTTTTAGGGAATGATAGCGCGAATTTCAACTTATTAGATAAAGAAACAAACACGCCCTTATTTGAAAAAAGCCCGCTAGATTCAAGCTTAGAGCTATACAAAAATAGCGAAATTTACATGCTTTATCCTTATTTGTATTATTTTGGCTTGGGTAATGGGGTGTTTTATCGCTTGCTTTTAGGTAATGGCAATTTAAAACGCTTGGTGGTCATTGAGCCTGAAATAGAGATTATTTTCATTGTGTTGAATCTTTTGGATTTTTCCACTGAGATTTTAGAAAATCGTTTGATTTTATTGCATGCAAGTTTTTGCAATTACAACATGATTGCTTCATTATTTGATATGGATAAAAAGTCTCGTTTATACGCAAGAATGTATGATTTAAAACTTTTTAACGCTTATTATGAACGATATTCTCATCAAATGATAGGAATCAACCAGCATTTCACGCGCGCTTTAGAGCATGGCGCTATTAGCGTAGGCAATGACGCTAAAGACGCGCTTATAGGCATCAAACAGCATGCCGCTAATTTGCCTGAAGTCATCAAAAGCCCTAGTTTAGTGGATTTTGTGAGCGCTTTAAAAAACAGAGACACCGCTATCATTGTTTCAACCGGGCCCAGTTTAAATAAGCAACTCCCCCTTTTAAAAGAAATCGCTCCTTACGCCACGCTTTTTTGCATAGACGCTTCTTTCCCTATTTTGGCTAAAGCCGGTATCAAGCCTGATATTGTGCTGTCTTTAGAAAGGGTGGATTTAACGGCAAAATTTTACGAAGAAACCCCCTTAGATTTTCAAGAAGGCGTTATTTTTGCTCTGACTTCCATTGTGCATAAACGATTGATTCAAGCGATTAAAAAGGGGGTTAAGCAATTCAGTTTCCGCCCCTTTGGTTATACCAACATTTTTGATTTGCACCAGTATGGCTATGTGGGCATAGGCATGAGCGCAGCGAACATGGCGTATGAATTAGTGGTGCATTCTCGTTTCAAAAGATGCGTGTTTATTGGGCAAGATTTGAGCTTCTCACAAAGCGGTAACAGCCATGCTAGTGGGGCGATTTATGGCGATAAAGAGATCAAGCCTAAAAAAGATAAAGACAAGATCTTTATAGAAAAATATGGGGGTAATGGGGAAGTAGAGACCACTTTAGTGTGGAAGCTTTTCTTAGAATTTTTTGAAAAAGATATTTTTAACACGCCTTATAAACTAGAAGTCATTAACGCTACTGAAGGGGGGGCTAGGATTAAAGGGACTAAAGAAATGCCTTTTAAAGAAGTGTGCGAAAAAGTAGATAAATCCAAGCCAAAGCCTCCTATCAATCTTATTTATCCCACCCAATCAGAACAGGCTAAAAATTTAAAGATCGCCAAGCAAAAATGCGAAGAGATCATCAAATACGCCAATGAGAAAAAAACGCAAGTTGAAGAAGTGTTTTTGAAAGTGGCGCCATTTTTAGAAGAAGTGGAAAAGCTTCATGAAGAAAAAAAATTAGAAGAGTTGGATTTTAAGGAATTAGAAAATTTGAGCGCTGAAATTGATAACATTAAAGAGCTTTTTGACGACAAAAAATTCAATTCGTATTTTATGGATGCGATACAATCTTACATCTTCCACCAGGAATTGCACATCGCTGAAATCGTGTGTAAAAAAACGAGTGATGAAGACGAATTAAGGGCTAAGCAATTGGAATACATTTACGCGCACAAATACTGGCTTTTTAGTTTGGCGGGTGGGATTGATTGCGTGATAGAAGCGATCGAAATGGCTTTAAAAGAATGGTAA
- a CDS encoding flagellin B encodes MSFRINTNIAALTSHAVGVQNNRDLSSSLEKLSSGLRINKAADDSSGMAIADSLRSQSANLGQAIRNANDAIGMVQTADKAMDEQIKILDTIKTKAVQAAQDGQTLESRRALQSDIQRLLEELDNIANTTSFNGQQMLSGSFSNKEFQIGAYSNTTVKASIGSTSSDKIGHVRMETSSFSGEGMLASAAAQNLTEVGLNFKQVNGVNDYKIETVRISTSAGTGIGALSEIINRFSNTLGVRASYNVMATGGTPVQSGTVRELTINGVEIGTVNDVHKNDADGRLTNAINSVKDRTGVEASLDIQGRINLHSIDGRAISVHAASASGQVFGGGNFAGISGTQHAVIGRLTLTRTDARDIIVSGVNFSHVGFHSAQGVAEYTVNLRAVRGIFDANVASAAGANANGAQAETNSQGIGAGVTSLKGAMIVMDMADSARTQLDKIRSDMGSVQMELVTTINNISVTQVNVKAAESQIRDVDFAEESANFSKYNILAQSGSFAMAQANAVQQNVLRLLQ; translated from the coding sequence ATGAGTTTTAGGATAAATACCAATATCGCCGCTTTAACTTCTCATGCGGTAGGGGTTCAAAACAACAGAGACCTTTCAAGCTCGCTTGAAAAGTTAAGCTCAGGGCTTAGGATCAATAAGGCCGCTGACGATTCTAGTGGGATGGCGATCGCTGATAGCTTAAGGAGTCAAAGCGCGAATTTAGGCCAGGCGATTCGCAACGCTAATGACGCTATTGGTATGGTTCAAACCGCTGATAAAGCGATGGATGAGCAAATCAAAATCTTAGACACCATTAAAACCAAAGCCGTTCAAGCCGCTCAAGATGGGCAAACTTTAGAAAGCCGAAGAGCACTCCAGAGCGATATTCAAAGGTTGTTAGAAGAACTGGACAATATCGCTAACACCACAAGCTTTAACGGCCAACAAATGCTTTCAGGAAGTTTTTCTAACAAAGAATTTCAAATTGGCGCGTATTCTAACACCACGGTTAAAGCGTCTATTGGCTCAACAAGCTCAGATAAGATTGGGCATGTGCGCATGGAAACCTCTTCTTTTAGCGGTGAAGGCATGCTCGCTAGCGCGGCGGCGCAAAACTTGACTGAAGTGGGATTGAATTTCAAACAAGTCAATGGCGTGAACGATTATAAGATTGAAACCGTGCGCATTTCTACGAGCGCTGGCACTGGGATCGGAGCGTTAAGCGAAATCATCAATCGTTTTTCTAACACTTTAGGCGTTAGGGCGTCTTATAATGTCATGGCTACCGGCGGCACTCCCGTGCAATCAGGAACTGTTAGGGAGCTTACCATTAATGGCGTAGAAATTGGGACCGTGAATGATGTGCATAAAAATGACGCTGATGGGAGGTTGACTAATGCGATCAACTCCGTCAAAGACAGGACCGGCGTGGAAGCGAGCTTGGATATTCAAGGGCGCATTAATTTGCACTCCATTGACGGGCGTGCGATTTCTGTGCATGCAGCGAGCGCGAGCGGTCAGGTTTTTGGGGGAGGGAATTTTGCAGGGATTTCTGGGACACAACATGCGGTTATTGGGCGCTTAACCTTGACCAGGACCGACGCTAGAGACATCATTGTGAGCGGTGTGAATTTTAGCCATGTGGGCTTTCATTCCGCTCAAGGGGTGGCAGAATACACCGTGAATTTGAGAGCGGTTAGGGGCATTTTTGATGCGAATGTGGCTTCAGCAGCCGGAGCGAACGCTAATGGCGCACAAGCGGAGACCAATTCTCAAGGTATAGGGGCTGGGGTAACAAGCCTTAAAGGAGCGATGATTGTGATGGATATGGCGGACTCAGCGCGCACGCAATTAGACAAGATCCGCTCGGATATGGGTTCGGTGCAAATGGAATTGGTTACAACCATTAATAATATTTCTGTAACCCAAGTGAATGTTAAAGCGGCTGAATCTCAAATCAGAGATGTGGATTTTGCTGAAGAAAGTGCGAACTTTTCTAAATACAATATTTTGGCGCAAAGCGGGAGTTTTGCTATGGCACAAGCGAATGCGGTGCAACAAAATGTCTTAAGGCTTTTACAATAA